ctctgcagctgctgcagcactcAGAAGTGGATTGATTGGAGCGCAGAATGGACTGGACAAGCAACGACCAACTGACGCCCAGGAAGAGCTCGTTCTGCCCAAGAGAGATGAcggggaagagggggaagatgaCGACGGTGTAGACAGCATGATCCGTGATTGGCAGAGGAGGAATGAGAAATACCAGAGCGATGAATGGTGGGAGGCGCAGCTGAACAGCGACGGTGAGGACGGGGAATCGCTCCCTGGGGGCCGGCCAAGGAAGCAGGGAGAGGACGGAGACGCCGACCTGGAGAGCGTCACCAGCGAGGACGTACGAGCTGTGAAAGAACGGGTGAAGCGTCGGAACAGACGGCCGCCATCAGACGCAATGTCCACCTCCAGCTGCACAAGTTACTCTGATCTTTGGAAACAGCGCCTGAGGGAGATCGAGGAACAGGCCGCTGCTCGCTACCGCaagagagatgatgatgaaacaAGCGAGAGCACCGCTACggaaggaggtggtggaggagtaAAGAAGATTGATGACGATGTAGAGAGCATTCTCTCTGACACTAGCTCCATGTACAACTTCTGCCAGAGGAACAAAGAGAAGCTAACGCCTTTGGAGCGCTGGCGCATCAAGAGGATCCAGTTTGGTTGGAAcaagaaagaaggggaggatGGAGACAAAAGCTCTGTAGGAGGAAGTGGTGTAGACCAAGCTGACGACGAGGGAGTAGCTCGGACACCGTCCTTGCAAGATGTCAACCTGACAGCCTACCAGACCTGGAAGCTGAAGCAGCAGAAACGTCTGGGGGAAGAGAACAAGGATGAGATTGTGGAGCTGAGCCGGGGCGAGGACTCCGCCACGGCCAAGAGGAGGCAGAGGCGTGAGGAGCTTCTGGAACGCTCAAGGAAAACCTTAGAGGAGAGTCAGTCGATGTGCGGCTGGGAGACGGAGAGCTGCGTCAGCGGAGGCACCATCCCACTCTCTGCCTTCTGGGCTGGAGCTGGGGTCACGGGCCCGCCGAGCGTGGTCAACGATGACAACATGTCCATGCTCAGCGGCAGATCATCCGTCATATCTTCTGTATCACAGGCTCGCAGTACCAGATCAGCGCAATCTATGGTCCCGCCTCATCCTATGATGCCTGTTCCTCCCATTGTCCCAGTGCCTACTGTTCAGGGCCCCGGAGGTGAACCCATGGTCAACTTGGCCAGCATCCAGAACTGGATCGCTAATGTTGTCTCAGAAACGATCATGCAGAAGCAGAGTGAAATGAGCCTGCCTCCTCCTTCACGCGCTGGATCAGTGCTTAGCTTTGGAGGTGCCTCGAGCGTGGTTTCAGGGCGGGGCGTGGACGATGACAAAGCGTCCATGTTGAGTGGAGCTTCGTACTCCTCTGCGCTGTCCCGCGGTCGTGGCAGAACTGAGTCAGTTCTCTCAGGCGGCGGGTCGTCCAGTATCTCAGGCCTCACTGGAAGAGGCTCTGCACTCGGCTCCAGCCTGGCCTCCAAGAAAAACAAGATCACCACCACCAGCGTTCCCCTCTACAGCCTCTTCCGGGACCAGGTCAACCTGAGCAAACTGGACTCGATGGACAAAGAGATCAAGTCTGAGATGAGGGACAAGATGGCTACCTACGAAAAGAAGAAGATCCTGGAGGACAACAAGCGCAGCACTCTctacaagaagaagaaaccaaaagaggatgaagacgaggaggaggaggagaaaaagaagagagaggaggattttctcgaagaaagaaagaaaaaagcggAGAAACCGACAAGGACCTATGGCCAGTCTGGGTGCCTGAATCTCAACCCAGCGCTGGAGAAAGACAAGAACACCAGCATTGACGACTGGCTGAAGAGTGTCAGGCCTCCACCAAGGAAACCGGCCTCCTCTTTGAACACAGACGGACCAGAAGCCGGCCCGTCAGAGGATCCCTACGACGATCTTGACGCCTCCGCCTCCGAATTTGACTTCTCAAGCCGGAGGGCCTCCTGTGCTGTcggtgaagaagaggaagaggggtaCGGCTCTACATCCAGATACAGGTCAAGGTTTCGTGCAGATTCAGATCCATCTAGTCGAGACACCAGCCCAGAGCATATTTACCGGGGCACAAGATCACCTTTAGATAACGGATTCACGCAATCCCACAGCTACAGCCGGGCGGGGAGGTCGTACGAAGAGGTCGACGAGGGGGCGGAGAGCTACCACGACTTCTCCGCTAAGAGAAAGTTCGCTCATCAGTCGCGGTATGAAAGCGGTgagacggaggggaggaggagtaggagagaggaggcccaggaggaggacgaggatgaCATTGCTACCTTCATTGCCCAAACCAGGCAGAGGATCCGAGCTCGGGCCGCCGCAGAGGCCGAAGATGACGAGGTGCTCGCCGCTTGGAGGGCGCAGCAGGAATCAAAGTCACACAGTAGGAATGaatcttaataaaaaaaaacaatggaatCTCACATAGTAATGATACAGGAAAATGAGAGCTAACTGCGAATTCCCTTTAATCTTGAGAGAATAAAATGAGAGGGAATCACTAATCATGCTGCTGCTAGTTCACAGACATCTGCACAGagaatttcttcttcttcttcttcttcttcttcttcttcttcttcttcttcttcttcttcatcttcttcttcttcttcttcatcttcttcatcttcttcttcttctttcttcttcttcttcttcttcttctttttttttttttttcttccactggCTCTTTTTAACTTTAAAGAGTGGACATTAATTTTTTGTTTCCAAAAAGTTATTTATCCATTTtcaaagttcatcattcaaaatatctaaaatacAAAGGAAAcactctgtaaaagtgttacTTTGTAGATTAAGGACTTGCGTTATGTCCTTTAAGAAATACTGTAATATGTTtaaatttttgttttcaatcattttgtaaaagtaggtGTCAATTTTGTCAAATGGTGGATAACTGAATTTGGAACAAAACTTTTCATTTGTAATTCAATATAGTGTAAAGCTGGTTGGCACAACACACAGTATTATATCGGTTTAATCTGAATTATTTATCCATATCAAAGATGTATGTATATCAATGAGAAAAATACAGGACAGAAATACTCAGCATAGTCTAACATTGTATAATGATGAATGTGATATTATTGTTCATAGCCTACATTAATATATGACTATACAGAAATGGTTAATCCCTAAACTAAAGCTTTGATTGCACCATCACTGAATGTGAAATTCACAATGATAAACATCATTGTGAATTTCACATTCAGTGACACAATTACAATGTATTTTCATGAAAGATGCTGTGCAATTCCTGAAACAAATTTTCAGTCCCATTTGTATTgttacattattttattattgcaATAAATTTTCTGACAAAGTGAGAAAATTAacgttagtgtgtgtgtttgtgtgcatgttgtcATCTAAAAGGATTTGCTTCTCCATAaccacacattcatgcacaataaaacagaattttaGTAATTGTTTCTACTCCACAGCCATCATGCAAGAATTAAATGCagatttacataaaaatacagaATTTTAGATACTGTCAAGTAGCAATTTTAGATACTGtcaagcattttctttttttaattcagtcacCACTTCAACCCTTTaggttattttttattgtataaGTAGGCTGCATTTCCATTAGCAATAGAAACACAAAGGCTCAGTGGTACAGAATCTTTTGTTTTGGGTGATTTGGGAGAAATTAAGAATTAAATTCATTTTATGTTCTATTGTCCCTGATATGATGAGCTGGGAAGTGTACTTTGTGGCAAAATGACTTCTAATTCTGCTCATTTCTTTTGGTTAGATGATTATGAAAGACTTGAAATATGTTAATAAAACCTGAGAAAACATAGTTTGTTTGTAtgatacctgtgtgtgtttggaaacagGTTCGTTATACACGAATTGCCATTTCATGTGTCAATGTGTTTTGTAAGCCCATGTGGGCTGGGAcacccaaatcaaatcaaaccaaagtaaccaaagttaaaaaaaaaaactttaatgcATTTCACTCTGTATTTCACATGCTATagtgccatctagtggacaGAAATGTAGTGGTTTTCCAGAGATAAATATCTAGAGAATAACCTTTTCCCAGTATTCTTGAGAGATATTTTCAGGAATATAATGTCATCCAAGGAATGCTTGGTGATTGATTGATGAAGACTTCATTGTCAAAGCACATTTTTGGacattacctgaagtttatTATTCAAAAGATTATTCACTAtctctaaaataaaaataaccaaTTCTCTAAAAGTTtggtcattttgtcaaccaaggagtTAAATTACCTGTCCACCATATTGTCCTGCAAAGATTTGCCATGATTTCTTTTAATGTTGTGCTATAagtttcattttggaatgaatgaAGGCGTACAGAtcacatcagatcctgtgtgtttgtctattcATGGTGACATAATGGTAAAACACGTGAGACTCTGACACACAGCAGCTTATTGTGAAGCTTTCCAAACCACAGTGGGATAAACCATGGAGGAATGTTAATCTACATACTATTCTGAACACTTAAAATCCTAATCTGTGATCAAAATGGAACCAAATGGCAAATCAAAATATGGAAATGaagattttttgggggggtttttcattataaaattgTGGCCCAACCTGAGAAAACATTCAGACCTTTACAATAGTATATTACATAATAGGGACTAATAAATTATTTTGCTAGATTTATTGATTATTGAATCAAAAAGGTTAATTTTAATCAAactttttctgatgtaaaacGTGTCTCCTCTAAAGTTAAAGGAGCCTGGGTTTATAGTGTTTGGTGACAATTGATGAAAACAGTGTCCTAAACTTGTGTGACTGTTTACTGTGAGTTTCTAAATATATAAAGATGCAAACGTTTTGCTCTTTTTGTATATATACtgttataaaaataaagttacttTTTCATCTAGGTCGTCAAGCACTCAGTAGCTGTAAAATCAGATATTGATTACTAACAAAGTCAGTTTTTTGATAGAGGTACCATAATGTATTTTGATGATGATTGTATGATTATGACTGTGAATTGATTCTCACATTCTTGCTAACggtaaatgtattttgtgtaaCCTGCCGTGCCTTCTTTACATAACGAGGGCCACACTGGAAATAAGTATCAGACCATATTATGACTTTCTTGGGGATTTTTAACGTGCTTAAGGTGTTTTAAAAgtcatcaataaatcaaatcaaatttacaGCTGGTGTAGCTATAATTCCtgctacaaaataaataaagctttcAAATAAAGCTGCAAGTAAAGGAGAGAGATCAGACCTGAGAGATTAAAGTCTTATAAACACGAGTCCATGAGGCTGGAAACGTGACCTACGGTCACCAGACTATGGACTGTGAGGTGACGTGTAATGCATTTCTGCCAATCAGCATTAATTAAATCCTACCTCTTGCCTTTCTGAGTGTGAACTGTTTCATCACATTGACAGGTGGATTGAACCGGGGAGTGACCGAGCCAAATCCAAAGCAAACAGCTTCAATTGGCTTCAACCTATGAGGAAAGGTTTCATTTTGGTAAACTTGGGGCGTTTGCCGACTGTAATACTCGTCGTTTTGCATTACATTTCCTCTATCCGACATATTCAGCAAACTAAGCTGTAAAAAAACTATTTTCCCACCAAAGGAATTATGGCGGTCTGGTGGAATACAGGAGATATGTTGGACAGCCTGGACCTGGAGGAGAATTCAATAGTCTCTCGGGTAATTCAGGCAGTCGGGCTCTTTGGAGATATTCTTTCTTTAGAGGACACTATGGAGCCGATAGACTTCTTCTCTGAGGACCAAATAGAGGATGGGATTGGCAAAAGTCTTGACGGTGTTGAAGGGGCCGCAAAAGGTGAGCTGGAATTGACAAAAAGTCTTCAAGACACAGATGACAAAAAGGTAAAAGATGAGGAAACTCTGAGAGAAACAGTGACaatggagaaagatggagaggaactgttggagaaagagagagagaaggacgaaaaggcagaagaagaaaaacagattgAGGACTGGAAGGATAAAAATGAAGGCAAAGGGGGAAacgaaaaggaagaggaggggggaaaggaagggGAATGTAtcgcagaaaaagaaaaacaggaagaagtggagaaagaggaaaacatgGAAAAAGAAGATGACGGAAATGTGGAAATGGAGATAGCAAAGCAGGAAGAGGTGAGGGtggcagaagaggaagagagtgataAAAAGGTAGAGAAGCTGatagaggaaaaggaagaggaaacagTGGAGAAAGGTGGAGACGAGGAGAAGATTGAAGGAGAGAAAGTAGAAGCAGAAAAGGAAGAGGTGGACAgagtggagacagagaaagacaaaaaggtggaagaagaagagagagaagtagaaaaggggaaatccatgaaggaggagaaagaacaTGTGGAAAAAGAGGAGACTACTGAGATTGAAGAAGCAGAGACAAAGAccgagagaaagaaggaagaagaggtggatgagaaagaaaaagagggacagGAGAAAGTAGATGGGGAACAAGGAGGAGAGGCAATGGagaagatggaaggagagaaagagatagagagacaggaagaagatgaaaaagaagaggaggaggcagcaagGGAACAagtggaggaagaaaaagaggtaGAGAAACACgagg
The window above is part of the Centroberyx gerrardi isolate f3 chromosome 21, fCenGer3.hap1.cur.20231027, whole genome shotgun sequence genome. Proteins encoded here:
- the styxl2 gene encoding serine/threonine/tyrosine-interacting-like protein 2: MASADESGEHGDQKVPDGGEEDNGVKDVQSHYLRCPSPSNFSMLSESRFSMISGSDADSIFMEPIHLSSAIAAKQIINEELPPRGVRAESVPESMLESAEQLMVEDLYNRVRDMIDDRSPYNTPCVLDIQRAMVQDRLEAPINPVDEVWPNIFIGEKSVAVNKARLKRMGITHILNAAHGTGVYTGEAFYASMNIQYMGIEVDDFPDADISPHFRTTAEFLDEALLTHKGKVLVDSMMGVSRSAILVACYLMIFQHMTIMEALTAMRKKRAINPNEGFLKQLRELNETLMEERDDDDDTLSQCSVIDARARARIFGEGGDDDDDDTDEEEEQSMIGVKAQSIMMEEEEDGASVMSSVASSAAAAALRSGLIGAQNGLDKQRPTDAQEELVLPKRDDGEEGEDDDGVDSMIRDWQRRNEKYQSDEWWEAQLNSDGEDGESLPGGRPRKQGEDGDADLESVTSEDVRAVKERVKRRNRRPPSDAMSTSSCTSYSDLWKQRLREIEEQAAARYRKRDDDETSESTATEGGGGGVKKIDDDVESILSDTSSMYNFCQRNKEKLTPLERWRIKRIQFGWNKKEGEDGDKSSVGGSGVDQADDEGVARTPSLQDVNLTAYQTWKLKQQKRLGEENKDEIVELSRGEDSATAKRRQRREELLERSRKTLEESQSMCGWETESCVSGGTIPLSAFWAGAGVTGPPSVVNDDNMSMLSGRSSVISSVSQARSTRSAQSMVPPHPMMPVPPIVPVPTVQGPGGEPMVNLASIQNWIANVVSETIMQKQSEMSLPPPSRAGSVLSFGGASSVVSGRGVDDDKASMLSGASYSSALSRGRGRTESVLSGGGSSSISGLTGRGSALGSSLASKKNKITTTSVPLYSLFRDQVNLSKLDSMDKEIKSEMRDKMATYEKKKILEDNKRSTLYKKKKPKEDEDEEEEEKKKREEDFLEERKKKAEKPTRTYGQSGCLNLNPALEKDKNTSIDDWLKSVRPPPRKPASSLNTDGPEAGPSEDPYDDLDASASEFDFSSRRASCAVGEEEEEGYGSTSRYRSRFRADSDPSSRDTSPEHIYRGTRSPLDNGFTQSHSYSRAGRSYEEVDEGAESYHDFSAKRKFAHQSRYESGETEGRRSRREEAQEEDEDDIATFIAQTRQRIRARAAAEAEDDEVLAAWRAQQESKSHSRNES